A section of the Amblyomma americanum isolate KBUSLIRL-KWMA chromosome 2, ASM5285725v1, whole genome shotgun sequence genome encodes:
- the LOC144118404 gene encoding uncharacterized protein LOC144118404: MRPWSRRPLGAPCMEPSVYSGQASQARPRLVAFRTLPPGATTEERAPSHQRMLLLPTLGIAAVVLGSALLLSIVFALINTRSEPCRSYACGLFSRRLQESMNRSFNPCYSFTRFVCDGWQQQHAHSVRTEIFMSALERLSRLTRNVTRTAGASGSGGRTTRERVARLYRSCDAVMRDGRNEMPFVKKALARAGVFWPARSRDPDVMRTVVYLSAVLHWPAIVNIRVDNPDEDSDDDWWTTIAVREAHTFPRMLGRQARLRGLNDSRKFFNVLRYHFSSGGDDEDGGVSFEQMRAVEDKMLPQLRKAYRGLSQDEPKPLDEEDDRLVNRSEWSAAVARHWTIPNGRGIRVKATNPAFLRAFLELRGNYGEPDTHLYVSWCAVRYAALFANMELVLNHYGWDWDKAVLNYGRACFAMTYTFVGDLIFALYDADVVRPNTNINVHSLVGDVRTAFVRRVSARKPFSANTSFMNRWNTVDSTLRLVDMPTDANASADVALPNVSDSLVTNWLSFWSLVRSPDYVAPRRSLAARPFQDCMFYTLNETESDFVLSPFTLVLPFYDDGITSAVKYGGLGTQVGVASAELAFHFYRHLPDADAALNESRSCLKFSATSPAAPLAPDLLMAELASVEAVLDAFARSGRGDDDRWLVTPDLSAVQVLLITWCFVKCAGRDEPGDGDPCSDVLRHVARFSQAFDCSPETVLNPTHKCTVF, translated from the exons ATGCGGCCCTGGTCAAGACGTCCTCTAGGAGCTCCTTGCATGGAACCCAGCGTCTACAGCGGCCAG GCGTCGCAGGCCCGTCCGCGGCTGGTGGCGTTTCGGACGCTGCCGCCAGGGGCCACCACCGAGGAGCGCGCGCCGTCCCACCAGCGCATGCTCCTGCTGCCGACGCTGGGCATCGCGGCCGTGGTGTTGGGCTCCGcgctgctgctctccatcgtgtTCGCGCTCATCAACACGCGCAGCGAGCCCTGCCGCTCGTACGCCTGCGGACTGTTCTCCCGAAGGCTGCAGGAGTCCATGAACAG GTCCTTCAACCCGTGCTACAGCTTCACCCGCTTCGTCTGCGATGGCTGGCAGCAACAGCACGCGCACTCCGTCCGCACCGAGATCTTCATGTCGGCGCTGGAGCGGCTGTCTCGACTCACGCGCAACGTCACGAGAACCGCCGGCGCGTCGGGCTCCGGAGGTCGGACGACCCGGGAGCGCGTGGCCAGGCTGTACCGCAGCTGCGACGCCGTCATGCGAGACGGCAGGAACGAAATGCCCTTCGTCAAGAAGGccctcgcgcgagccggcgtCTTCTGGCCCGCGCGCTCCAGGGATCCTGACGTGATGCGCACCGTCGTGTACCTGTCCGCGGTGCTACACTGGCCCGCCATCGTCAATATCCGCGTGGACAACCCCGACGAAGACTCGGACGACGACTGGTGGACCACGATCGCCGTGCGGGAAGCCCACACATTCCCCAGGATGCTCGGAAGACAGGCCAGGCTGCGCGGACTCAACGACTCCCGCAAGTTCTTCAACGTCCTCCGataccacttttcgtccggtggcGATGACGAGGACGGCGGGGTCAGCTTCGAGCAGATGCGGGCCGTGGAGGACAAGATGCTGCCCCAGCTCCGCAAGGCCTACCGGGGCTTGTCCCAGGACGAGCCGAAGCCGCTGGACGAGGAGGACGACCGACTCGTCAACCGTAGCGAGTGGTCCGCGGCCGTGGCGCGACACTGGACCATTCCTAACGGGCGCGGCATACGTGTCAAAGCCACGAATCCGGCCTTCCTGCGGGCCTTCCTCGAATTGCGAGGCAATTACGGCGAGCCGGACACGCACCTGTACGTGTCCTGGTGCGCCGTGCGCTACGCGGCCCTATTCGCCAACATGGAGCTGGTCCTGAACCACTACGGCTGGGACTGGGACAAGGCGGTGCTCAATTACGGACGGGCCTGCTTCGCCATGACCTACACATTCGTAGGGGACCTGATATTCGCCCTCTACGACGCGGACGTCGTGCGGCCCAACACCAACATCAACGTCCACAGCCTGGTGGGCGATGTGCGCACTGCGTTCGTCCGGCGGGTGTCGGCCAGGAAGCCGTTCTCGGCGAATACATCGTTCATGAACCGCTGGAACACGGTGGACTCGACGCTGCGCCTGGTCGATATGCCGACCGACGCGAACGCGTCGGCCGACGTCGCCCTGCCGAACGTGAGCGACTCGCTGGTGACCAACTGGCTCTCCTTTTGGTCGCTGGTTCGCAGCCCGGACTACGTGGCGCCACGGCGGTCGCTGGCGGCGAGGCCATTCCAGGACTGCATGTTCTACACGCTCAACGAGACCGAGAGCGACTTCGTGCTGTCGCCGTTCACGCTGGTGCTGCCCTTCTACGATGACGGCATAACGTCAGCCGTGAAGTACGGAGGGCTGGGCACACAG GTGGGCGTTGCGTCGGCCGAGCTGGCGTTCCACTTCTACCGCCACCTTCCGGACGCCGACGCGGCGCTGAACGAGTCGCGCTCGTGCCTCAAGTTCTCCGCCACGTCGCCGGCCGCGCCGTTGGCTCCGGACCTGCTCATGGCCGAGCTCGCCTCGGTCGAAGCCGTGCTGGACGCCTTCGCGCGCTCGGGCCGTGGCGACGACGACCGCTGGCTCGTGACGCCCGACCTCTCGGCCGTCCAG GTGCTGCTCATCACTTGGTGCTTCGTCAAGTGTGCCGGCCGTGATGAGCCTGGCGATGGGGACCCCTGCAGCGACGTGCTGCGTCACGTGGCACGATTTTCGCAG GCCTTCGACTGCTCGCCGGAGACCGTGCTCAACCCGACGCACAAGTGCACTGTATTCTGA